In Chrysemys picta bellii isolate R12L10 chromosome 3, ASM1138683v2, whole genome shotgun sequence, a single genomic region encodes these proteins:
- the LOC135982167 gene encoding uncharacterized protein LOC135982167 — translation METQDRKRAPAWTEWEVRDLLTIWGDESVLAELRSSKRNGKILEKVSKAMKDRGHNRDAQQCRVKIKEPRQAYHKTREANGRSGTQPQTCCFYAELHAILGGAATTTLTMCYDSFTGETHREEGSGYEEEEDEDNVDSSQQQGSGETGFPNSQDMFITLDLEPVTPELTQGVLPDPEGTPGTSAANVSPSQRLVKIRRRKRRSRDDMFTELQMSSRAERAQQNAWRQSMLDYRKAQYEREERWRAESRDEQSKWRAEDDRWCQLADRRQESILRLLEHQTDMLQCMVELQERQQEQRPPLQPLCNQQPSSPSSIASSPRRPRTRWGGPPATQSLHPR, via the exons atggagacccaggatcgcaaaagagctccagcatggaccgaatgggaggtacgggatctgctcaccatatggggagatgaatcagtgctagctgaactccgtagcagtaaaagaaatggcaaaatattagaaaaggtctccaaggccatgaaggacagaggccataacagggacgcacagcagtgccgtgtgaaaattaaggagccaaggcaagcctaccacaaaaccagagaggcaaacggaaggtccgggacacagccgcaaacatgctgcttctacgcggagctgcatgccattctagggggtgcagccaccactaccctaaccatgtgctatgactccttcactggagaaacacacagggaagagggttcggggtacgaggaagaggaggatgaagataatgtggatagctcacagcagcaaggaagcggagaaaccggtttccccaacagccaggatatgtttatcaccctggacctggagccagtaacccccgaactcacccaaggcgtgctcccagaccctgagggcacaccggggacctctg ctgcaaatgtttctccttcacagaggctagtgaagattagaaggagaaaacggcggagtcgggatgacatgttcacggagctccagatgtcctcccgcgctgaaagagcacagcagaatgcgtggaggcagtcaatgttggactacagaaaagcacagtatgaacgagaggagaggtggcgggctgaatcgcgggatgaacagagcaagtggcgggctgaagatgataggtggtgtcagcttgcagacagaaggcaagagtcgatcctccggctgctggagcatcaaactgatatgctccagtgtatggttgagctgcaggaaaggcagcaggagcagagaccgccgctacagcccctgtgtaaccaacagccctcctccccaagttccatagcctcctcacccagacgcccaagaacgcggtggggggggcctccggccacccagtcactccaccccagatga
- the LOC101942552 gene encoding 24-hydroxycholesterol 7-alpha-hydroxylase-like — translation MDTDVTVVLSLVLGLIIIMYFLFQPRNPNSPPFIRGWIPWFGAAFQFGKAPLKFIEQARIKYGPVFTVYILGNRFTFVTETEDVLEFLKSKEADLDEAVQQAVQRTVSISKESFHQNRSMFFKLMVQQLSSSNLHQFSEALCKEFSEHVEHLGKEGTEDLCDLVRHIMYPSVMKTLFGKRFCPTTEEFERHFQNYDEGFEVGSQMPEFFLRNWSKSKTWLLNVFEGIATDIKKDKSSESGSKTLIQHVLDNLQGNGASSYLLLLFWASQVNAVSGAFWTLAFILSNPSVYKNIMEDIGSVYGKAGEARIEVFEDDLKKLSSIKQCVLEALRLTAPGSIIRKAMKPLKVQNFVIPPGDLLMASPYWLHRNPKYFPEPEIFKPDRWEEATLKKNAFLDGYLAFGGGKHRCPGSARITMDTLFLSFSFRWFALMEIHMLVIILLYKYQFTLLDPMPKQSLLQLSRVCHPDGPCRVQYKLRE, via the exons ATGGACACAGATGTTACTGTTGTCTTGTCTTTAGTCCTTGGACTTATTATTATCATGTATTTTTTGTTTCAGCCAAGAAATCCAAATTCCCCACCTTTTATCCGCGGCTGGATCCCTTGGTTTGGAGCTGCATTTCAGTTTGGGAAAGCTCCTCTGAAGTTTATAGAACAAGCCAGAATCAAG TATGGACCAGTGTTCACCGTGTACATTCTAGGAAATCGATTCACCTTTGTGACGGAGACAGAGGATGTTCTTGAATTTCTGAAGTCTAAAGAAGCAGATTTGGATGAAGCGGTGCAGCAAGCCGTCCAACGCACAG TTTCAATCTCCAAAGAAAGCTTTCATCAGAACCGTAGCATGTTCTTCAAATTGATGGTACAACAACTGAGTTCCTCTAACCTGCATCAGTTCTCTGAGGCTCTGTGTAAAGAATTCAGCGAGCACGTGGAGCATTTGGgcaaagaaggaactgaggatctCTGTGACCTAGTAAG GCATATCATGTATCCATCAGTAATGAAAACCCTGTTTGGGAAAAGGTTCTGTCCAACAACTGAGGAGTTTGAAAGGCATTTTCAGAATTACGATGAAGGATTTGAAGTCGGGTCCCAGAtgcctgaattttttttaag GAACTGGTCTAAATCCAAAACTTGGTTACTTAACGTATTTGAAGGGATTGCAACAGACATAAAGAAAGACAAATCTTCAGAAAGTGGCTCTAAG ACGCTAATACAGCATGTCCTGGACAATTTGCAAGGAAATGGAGCGTCCAGTTATTTGCTGCTCTTGTTCTGGGCTTCCCAAGTTAATGCTGTTTCA GGTGCCTTTTGGACCCTGGCATTTATACTATCCAACCCTTCTGTTTACAAGAACATCATGGAGGACATAGGTTCTGTTTATGGCAAAGCAG GGGAAGCTAGGATTGAAGTCTTTGAAGATGACCTTAAGAAACTCTCATCAATTAAGCAGTGTGTTTTGGAAGCCTTACGGCTAACAGCCCCAGGTTCAATCATAAGGAAAGCAATGAAGCCACTAAAAGTTCAG AATTTTGTCATTCCACCTGGTGACTTGCTGATGGCATCGCCTTATTGGTTGCACAGGAATCCAAAATATTTCCCTGAGCCTGAAATATTTAAGCCT GATCGTTGGGAAGAGGCAACGTTAAAGAAGAATGCTTTCTTGGACGGCTATTTGGCATTTGGAGGAGGAAAGCACCGGTGTCCAGGAAG TGCTAGGATCACGATGGATacgctttttctttctttttctttcagatgGTTTGCTCTAATGGAGATTCATATGTTAGTTATTATACTCCTTTATAAATATCAGTTTACTCTTTTGGACCCAATGCCAAAGCAG AGTCTTCTCCAGTTATCAAGGGTGTGTCACCCCGATGGACCATGCAGAGTGCAGTATAAACTCAGAGaatga